attgtgagggttgtcacaaattatcaaagaatgacacgtgtccaaaaacgatttttatttattagtatactaggttagaaccccgtgtaatacacgggttgaataaatgtaatttcatATACTAGATAATAAAATAatttgtatattaaataataagttcaatctttaaaaaaactcgtgtagggttgaataaatctaattttatatatcagaTAATATCGAAAGTTATATACAATTTGATTAAAAATCAAGTAATAAAATCgacataatatttttttaattaatgaaaagaaaaatgaataatatattaatacaaagtttgggtTTCGTGATTAATAATTTGGTTTATTTAAAAgatatcttaaattaacaatttaaatttgaTGAGAATATTTTATTGGAAATGTATAAGAATTCTATTCTATATTTTAAATAGAGAAAccaaatttttaaaattatttggTGATTAATGACCGACTTTTAATAATAACttacataataaatataaaagaaaatatttttcttaTCATGAAATCACCTTTACAGATGAGTTTTAATTAATAGATTTAAGATAAAAAAATTTGCAGATCTTTTCAGCATTATTGACAACACTCACACTTGACATCAAATTGTATTTGAAACAAAGAATAAATGCACaatgtttttgttttattaaaataatttacTTGTATCACAAGGCAGGCAAAGATTAGATtaaatagaaaatcaaaattaTTTGAATATGATGCGGTGATATAAATTTAGTTGTAATTTTTAATTCTTAAAATTAGATAATTTAAAGGAATTTCGTATGTAATAtattaaagagtaaactgcaattttaccccttgaggttaggggtcattggcatgtctacccccctaaggaaataattgcattTTTACCCCCACTGTTTGGGGTTATGTCGCATGTTTACCTCCCTGACCATTTCAACGTTATTGTTACCGTTAGTTTGTATGGAAAAGTCGAAACTACCCTTCATCTTCCCCATTAGAAGCTTGAACCCTGCCCTAAACGTTATTCTTCTTCAATCGACCCCCAATCCAAGCTTCAATCCCTCAATTCACTGCCCTCAATCCCTCTAATCACTGCCCTGAACATGTCTTCATCTTCGTCGCCTGTGCTTCGATTCAAGGGCAAAACTCAATATTCAGACATCATATGTCCATGTGGTGCGAAAACAGTGGTGAAACAATCAGAATCGACAGCTAATCCTGGTCATTGGTATATTCGATGTGTAAGTTTCTTCTGTTTTATGCTTATTGAAACTTAACTTTGTTGGAAAGTCTTGCTTATGATGTCCGATAATAGGTTGGAGGATGTGGATTCCTAAGATGGGCTGACAAAGGTGAAGACCAGGGATGTCCAGTTTGCCGAGAGGTAATGCCTGGTTTAATTGATGAGCTGGCTAAGTGCAAAGAACAGTTGGCTCGGTACAAGAATAGAGATGTGTTGAAACTGAAGATGTACTTTGTGATTACTTGGGTCTTGATTGTTCTACTGTTTTTGGTTAAGTAGTTTAATGTGGATAAATTGGATTTGGTTGTGTACTTTGACTGCTTGTAATTATACTTTTTCATGCAATGGTCTTTTTCAAGTTCTTATATGTTTGTTTTGGTAGCCTGCTTGTAATTCTGTAGGTATGCCTGACAAAGAGAATGATAAAGTTGAGAATGAGAAAGATGTTGGTAAGGATGAAGACGTCGTTGCAGCCGAAGAACCAGACAGTTATGTCTACTTTGAGGATCAAGAGTCTGAGATACTCAGACCTTACATGGAGCAAGAAACTGATTATGAAAAGATATTCGGAGATCTGACAAAGGATTAATGACCCTGAAGTGCTGGAACATGCATGGGATTACACATATtgggatgaagaagatgattggtACTTTGACCCATATGAAGGGGAGCATGGTTCTGATTCGGATTGGTCTTGTTTGGATGATTGTCACTGGAAATAGGCTAGATGTGTTTGGTTGTAAGTTTGTATTTTGGACCTCTTATTTGTAGTAAATGTTGCAATGTAATCGAATCACTTTCCGCCAAAATTGTATTTGAACACATTATTTGTACTAAAGCAGCCATGACATTTGTAAACCTTTGTACTAAAGCAACCATGAcaacaaaccaaaccaaacaaaatGCAGCCATGCAGCCATGAcaacaaaccaaaccaaacaaaatGCAACCATATTGTCTTGAGCAAACATTGTAAACCAAAATGCAACCATATTGTCTTGAACAAACTTGACAAACCAAACATAAAGGTACAAACCAAACATTGTCTTGAACAAAGTTGACAAACCTAACATAGTCTTgaacaaataaacaaataaacataatttAAAGTTACAAACCAAACATTGTCTTGAACGAActtgacaaacaaacaaacatactcTAAACTTACAAACCATCCATCACTCATCAAGATTGTAAACTGGTGCACTTTGAGTGGCAGTATGTGATTCCTGTGAAGCAGTGGATTGTTCAGCTCCTTGTCCTTTGCAGCTCCTGACATTGAGACCCATGTTCCCACATTTACCACACTTGATGCTAGTTCCCTTTCTGGTCATTTTACCTCCTTTGTCGAACTCCTACTCAAGCTCTTTTTCACCAAAttccttctttcttttcttcttagGCCTTCCAACTTGTCTATGATGCTTTGGTGGGATGAGTGTTGTTGGACACTCTGAAGGAGTCCACATCTCCGGCCCGTTGATTGGCTCTATCACATTGTGATAAACTTTCTTCCATGTTGACAGCCAATACACTTCATCCCACTCTTCTGGTATGCCAGCATCAATGCTATTCCTTGACATATCCCATATGGCTGCAACTGCATGTTTGCAAGGCATCCCTGTCAAATCCCACTTCCTGCATGCACAAGTTTTATGTTTAACATTCACAACACACTGTGATCTCGGACCTGTTACTTGAAGCACTCTTGTTTCTCCTCCTTATCTTCCTGGCAACCTTATCTCTAAGGCTTGAATTGTCATCAGACCCACTTTCAAAATCCTCCAGGTCAACAGGCACATGACCTTCTTCGCTTCTGTCATCATCATGATCCCCATCACTTGAACCATCCAGTTCTTCCCTAGTAAAATCAACATTAGCCCTGAACCTCTGCATATCCACCTCTATTTCATAAACCAAATTATCTTCCTCAACATACTCATAATCAGGATCACTTCCTTCACTCTCTTCCTCGTCTTCATTCATACTATGATTCTGATTATTTATTGTAAATGATGCGGGAACAATTGCTTTACATGCCCCTACAGGACCTTCACTTGTATTTTCCAATATTGTTGACCTTCGGTGTTCAACATACATGTCTATCATGTGGACTTCTTGACGCACATGATCAAAGATAGGCTCTAAGTCAACATCACATTTTAATGTCCTAAGACCAAAATCCAACGAACAGTACGGTTCCTTGTAATGAATGCAGATAAACAAACCATCATTGTATCCTAATTTCTTAACCATCTCCTCTAAAACATCAGTATTCAACACTCTAAAATCTACATGATCAATGTAGTTCATCTTCCCACCAACGTATTTCCTATTTGGGTTTTCTACAAAATTACCTCCATGGTGAAATTTAATGGTAAATTGAGATTGGGTTTCTTCTGTAAACACACATCAACAACAAATTAACACAGAAAAAAGTTAAATTTTTACCTAATTCAGACCCTGTGAGCTTGCATGTCACTTACGGTACATTTCAGCCGGTTCGAAATACTGATCTTCAGCTCGTACCTTCCACAATCGAAGATCCATGCTCGTAACAGACTTCTAATCTGTTGTAATTGTTGAAGAATGCCTGATCGCCGGTGCGGAGCTCTTCAATTTCGAGTTAGGTTAAGTTCAGGGTTTCAAAGTGATGAAAGGGTGATTAAATGAGGTTGCAGGTCAACAGAAAACGCTAACATCTAACGGAAACGCTAACAAAAGCGAATTTACCTATTTGCCCTTTGACCATTAACAGAAAACGCTAACATCTAACGGAAACTTGGCCCGGGGGGTAAACATGCGACATAACCCcaaacagtggggggtaaaaatgcaattatttccttagaggggtagacatgccaatgacccctaacctcagggggtaaaattgcagtttactttatattaaaccttcgtctttaatcaaaattattatgtttatttgaatttaataaATTAAATAGGGATAATGGAGAAAAaaatattttaggcaaaaaaacaaaaaatagatAGCTCCAACGAATGACACGTATCCTTCatatgtttcttttattatatcgTATACTAGGTTAGGACCCGCGTGTACACGCGGTTTAACAAAAGAAAATAGTCATGGAAAAGAATTGAGATgaaatgatttttttaatattaacaaATTATTGTTTAGAATACGTAGGAAATTTTCTAagaattaaaataataatttaaatttcACTAAAGATCTCCTTATACACCACATTGGTTGTCTTATTTGTAACATTTTCATGCTCATCTAATATAAGTAACTTCATACCAGCTCGGCTTTTTACTCTTGACAATGCGACATAAAGTTGACCATGTGTGAAAACGGGATATTTCAAATACAATCCAACCCTTGATAGAGACTGTCCTTGACTTTTGTTTATTGTcattgcaaaacatacacataatGGGAATTGACGTCGTTGAAACTTGACAGGGATTTTTTTGTCAGATGGTATCAAAGTGATTCGTGGAATATATGTTTTCGTACCGATGTTTCCTCCGGATATAATTTCAGCTTCAATAACACGTTTTGCAAGTTTGGTAATCCGTAATCTAGTACCGTTGCATAAGCCATTTTGTTGATCAATGTTACGCAGCAACATTACTGGGACGCCAACTTTAAGTACTAATCGATGATTAGGCAATCCTGATATTTTAAGACCATTTAGAACGTCAGGTGAGTATAAATTTTCGTGTGTTGGATTCTTAGCCTTGTCAGTTTGACATATGCTATCAGCGCTCAAATACTCAATTTCATCTCCTGGAAACAGTGCAAGCAATCTTTCATTAATTTCATGTACCACTTCATTTGTTGGTGCAAGTATGGCTCTTTCTGCGAaataatctttatctttatacAATTGAAGGAGAGAAGGGTATACAAAGTCAATTAAACTCGACATAGGATCTACCGAGTTTTTTATTAGTAGGTCTTCAGGAATTTCTATGGTCATATGACAGTCATCGGTATCACCAATGTTTCCCTCACCCAAATCTAGAAGCCACTTTGCAAAAGATTTGGTCTGTTCTGTTTCTGATGTGTTATTCCCTATCGTTAACCTCATGTTTTTTGTTAGTGTTAGGACTTTGCATGTCCTCCAAATGTAGGATGAAGTGATGGAAGCATTTACAATTTCGCGTCTACTACCATTAGGAACAACCGGAAGGATTTGTCTAAAATCACCACCTAAAACCATAACTTTACCTCCGAAAGGCATTTCTGAATTAAGTGAATCATCTGATTTGAAGATGTCTTTCATTGTTCGGTCCAGTGCCTCGAACGCATGTTTGTGAATCATTGGAGCTTCATCCCAAATGATCAATTTTGTTTGTTTTAGTAGATCAGCAACCTCCCCATCTGGTTTGATGTGACACATTGATTCTTCGGTAAGATTTAAAGGAATATGAAACCTAGAATGTGCTGTCCTACCACCAGATAACAACAGAGATGCAATTCCACTTGATGCTACGTTTAATACAATTTGGCCTTTAGATCTGATAGCCGAGGACAATGTCTTCCACAAAAAGGTTTTACCAGTACCTCCATAACCGTAAACAAAGAATAAACCTCCTTTGTTTTCATCAACGGCACGAGTTATCTCATCAAATATTAATCGTTGTTCAGATGTTAAAGTAATTAGATGAGTATTAAATTCTGCACCAACAACACTTACATCATATGATAGCTCATCTGTTATTAAACGATTGTCTGCTGAGGCTATGGATTGACTATCAGGATAAGGCATAGAAGGAAACCTTCGTAGGGTAGAGTTATTCCGAAGTAAGTAATTCTCTATTTCCAGCAACGTTAGATTCTTTATTTGTTCTTCAGGAAGAGATAAGCctattatattaattattataagtGTATTAGTTAGCATAGTATAATAAAGAGGTGAATTTATAAAAATTGTATTTACATAATGTAAAGTTATAGTTAATATTAAAGATTTATTTATGATAATATTAAACATGAAATGTGATACCTTCAATTCCTGTTTGCTTCTCACGCGTATGTAAGATGCCATCTGCAAGGTATTCCCATGTATTTTCCCACACGTGTTCAGGTCTAGATAAGGTATTAGACGACAACATGGTAGCAAATAGATTGCGAAGATAGTATCCTGAACCTGTATAGTAAGCCTCCTTAATAGCTTCGATATATTCCCTATCGTCATCTAAAAGGCCTAGAGCGTAGCATGCGTCTCTAAATGTAGGGAAGACTTGTCCGTTTACTGTTCTTATTTCTTCAAATGATTTAGGACCTCTTACCTTATTAAGAAGGATTCTTAAAAAATAAGCGTCGCCCATAGATGGATTAACACAATGAATACGTCCAATGGGTTTGCCTATTTTTCGTGTTGTCCATGTTCTATCCTGAGAATTCCATACAAATTTAGTTGGGAATTCAACATAAGTAAGGGTACGTGCCAACTCATTGTTTTTGTTAACTTCCATCCAGGACAAAAACATCGTAGACGAAATTGATGGTTTGTTAAGAATGTTTTCTAGCTCATCATCAGGACCGTATATAACATTTTGCTGGTCTGGTAGATGAAAAGGAAGCCTGATTACCGAAGGATACCTATAATGAATATCAAATGCAAAAATGCGCCACGAAGCTTCACATGCCGAGAGATATCTACAGTCATAATGCTTTTTGATTTCGTCTTTCCCATTTTGTCGGTGACCTTCTTCATCATTTTGTATAACAGCAACTTCTGTCCTATCGGGACCTTTGTTAATGTATTTGAACAGGTATTTAATTGAAGCGGCCTGGTTACACCATTCGACATTAATGTGTGCTTGATAACGTCTCAAAAGTGTTTTGTTGTATGGGACTACACTTCTGTTGTCAAGCTGAACATCTGATTTCTCAACAAATAACCCGGAATCTGTTCGTTTATATATTGGATAACCTTTGGAATCTAATGTAGTTTGATCACAGAATTTCTTAGGAAATTTCTTTGAACACTTACCTTCGAACATACATGGACAATTGAGATTTGCAAGACCACAAGGTCCATGAATCATGTAGTCACTGACAAGCGTATACAACTCTGGGTCTACATTTTTGTCAGGTATTTCAGCTGAGATAAAGTTATCAACATGCTCAACCGAAGGTAGCTTATTATCATCTTGTAAGAACAAACAGATATGAGCGTGGGGTAGGCCTCTTTTTTGAAACTCTATTGTATAAATCACTGCAATACAATTGGTGATATAAATAATAGTTTAACATGTagtaatttatatttatataactctaataaaattaaaaatactaaaataaagttgaATAATTTGAAGCTTAGTGATTATTACCTGCCGAAGACTTCCCAAATAATGACTTTTCTCGCAAGTCTTTTATGATTGAGTCCAGCTTAATTTTGAACAGTCGGCATAAAATGTCTGGTCTATCTTCGGGATTAATGTTCTTATCCTTTAGAAATCTTTTAATCTCTGGCCATTTAGGATTGCACGTGATTGTAATGAAAAAATCAGGATAGCCAAACCATTTACAAATAGCCATTGCGTCATAATAGTTTTCCCTCATGTAACGTGAACCACCAGTAAAGGAAGACGGTAGTATTACACGTTTTCCAACATTTGACATATCTTCATTTCCATTTTGTCGCAAGTTATTAAGGTTCTCATATGACTCGGATCTTAGATTTTTTTGTTGGAAGCGTATGTAAAATAGCCGCTCACTTTCAACCATTGTATAGATGTCAACTAAGAACTGTTGCAAAAGTCGTCTGGCGTTTAAAATTAGAGAGAATTGATTGTCTCTATCTTGAATACGATATGCAAAATATTCCCTCATTGAACATTTAGaatcttttttcttttttgatgATCTTCCTTCTCTGTGAAGAATATCAATCCGATAACCGTCTTCTCCAAAAGGAAATAGCAATGGATATTGAAGCGCGATATAGGATGGATGAAGCTCACTTATACGTTGTAAACCATCTTTTTTTGAATCTACAACAACATCTCGGTTGTCTAGTGCATCTTCAATATCTCCAACTATAAGTGCAGCAACTTCAGAAGATGTTGGTAAGTTGTATGTACGTCCATCTTTAGTCCTTTTTGACTTTAGGCGTAATTTAAGGTCAACATGAGGATTGTCAAGAAAGCGATCTCTCACACGCCTATATGTTTTGACCAGCTGATTATTTGAATCTAACATCACCTTTAAGTATTCTATGATTTCAGTGTCAAGGGAATCAAAAGATGCTGAAGACACTTTCTTTGAGTTACtgtaaataaattttaaaaaagtaTTAATTAAACTAACTGTTGGAAGAACATAAAAGTATTTATAAGTAATAAACAAATATCAATAAGGTTTTGAGGGATACCTGAATATGTTCTTTCTATTAGAGACTTCGTTATTAGTGTCATATATATAGAGCTGGGCAAATTTTGGTTGGTCACCTTGTTTAGGAAGAAGACTTCCTAATGTATGATAATTTTCACCACTAATTCTATATATGAACGGAGCATTTCCTTTATTAATCTTTGAATCAACTTTCCCACCCATTGAAGTAAAAGAAAACATAGAGTTGTAACGTCGAATATTTTGTAAAAAATGCTTGCTTTTTGCGTCTAAATTTTTGAAAAGATTCTGATATTCCAGACCTGTTTCTTTAAATTCTGGAAGATGTACCTTCCCATAACCACAACAAAGCATGTAAGTTGTTTTGCCAGCAAAATCTCTTCCTTTTCCTGCTTCACACGCCCACAGTTTGGCATTACATACTTCACATATAACTAATTGATCCCCATGATCTAAATAATCTGTTAAATTATTAATACAAATTAACAAACAAATGTAAGgattataattaaaataaatgaaGTATAGTAATTGGAATTAGATTAAGTGTTGTAGTAGATATTTACATTTAGATACTCCTTTATATGGATCTTGTGCATCTGATGTCAAGTCATTCATTGGCAAAGGAGATAGAGATTGTGCGTTACTCAATAACGTATGTTTACCTTTGGATAACTTCCTTAAAGTTGAGGTCGTAGATGTAATGATATTTGAACATATAGTATATCGTTGACTTTTGGATGACGGGGTTgagttgttattattataattagATAGACCTGGAACAATCAAACTTAAGATGTCAGAAGATAATATTATAGCTTAATGTATAGCTTTTAGGAGTAAAGTAGAATATATCATACCAGATGTGGAAGTACTGAAGGGACTTGTatgatttatatttatataaacatTATGCAAGCTGGTAGTTTTATTGGTAAATGGTGTTGCTAGTGTTGTATTTTGTAGGTCATACGTATGGGATTTTGttgaatttgatgatgatatcTTGTTAGAATTTGTTGATTCACGTATCACATTGGATCTACGACTATCCAACACCATCTTTCTAAATTTACGCCTCTCTTTAAATTTACGCCTTTCTTCGGCGTTGGTATAAGCATTATCGGAGGGAATaacttataaaaaaaatcattacaAAAGTTAGAAttagtaaaattttaaaaaagtaTACATGTATATAAGGTAATATATATGGATAATAGAAGACTTACAATTCGATATTTCTGCGTTGGTAGGTTTTGTGGAAGAAGAATGAATTTGAGTATATGTTCTTTTTGACATTTCCTTGTATAATCAGAATGTAAAATAATAAGATTGTATGCTATGTAAGTAGTTACAACTTGTACCACTTCTAAATGTTTGAATAAAGAATCTAAATAGAGTCTATTGACTATTATGCAATGTGCAGGGGAAGATAAAAAGAAGAAGTTATATACCTGGATGTAGATGAACAGTTAAATAACTGTTAAATTAGATGTCCTTGATGTGAAACTATTCTTTGTGTGTGATTGTGGAAACAGGAGTTATGGAGTTATGAATGGTGGGTGAGATTATGGGATGTGTTTGAAATCTTATATAACTTATGGATTTTGTTAGCACAATTTATTGTTATAAagattttttaagtttatcaagaAGTGTAGagataagtttttttttattcttaGCATGTACCTTTGATAGTTGTTAGTATTTGGATAAGTTGTAGTTAAAAGATTACCGTTTGTGgattaaaattttaaattacTTATGATATTAAGTTATGAATTAATTTAATAGTTTTAAAATTATCGTAGTATGTGGTAAGtaatttttgtatattaaatattaaattaaaatctATTTGAAATCATGAATGTTATATTAAAAAAGGAAGTAATTTCAAATTACCGTAGTATGTGGTAAGTATTTTtcgtatattaaatattaaaatctATTTGAAATCATGAATGTTATATTAAAAAGGAATCAATTTAGGATTTATAATATTTCAGATTACCACATCTGATAGAAAGTTGAGGTATTTGATTTGTGATGTGATTTGTTTtctatttgattttttttctttttttgataAGTAGTTATAATGTATTGGGTGAGATTATGGGATGTGTTTGAAATCTTATATTTCTTATGGATTTTGTTAACACAATTTATTGttgtaaagtttttttttatgtttatcaaGAAGTGTAGAGATAAGTTTTTTTATACTTTGGATTTACCTTTGATAGTTGCAAGTATTTAGGTAAGTTGTAGTTGAAAAATCATCGTAGTATGTGGATTAAAATTTGAAATTACTTACGATATTAAGTTATGAATTAATTTAATAGTTTTAATATGTGGGAAGTattttttgtatattaaatattaaaatctATTTGAAGTCATGAATGTTATATTAAAAAAGGATTCAATTTAAGCATCAAACGTAGGATTTAAATGATTCATATATGTATAGAttttatatatacaaattaattaacttaatttatattaaaacatTTATTCATTTATGTATAGATATGATAAGCCAATGTTAAATAAATGAGTAAACAATTATTAAAATATTCAAAATCAGACCATAAAAATCCCAACATAAAATTCTGTAGTTTCGTTTGAGAATAAAATAATAAGAACATGGTAAAAAACCGAAATCTTTGAACTCAAAAGCAGTTAGACTACTTTTCAAGTTTAGGGATCAAAAGTTTGTCTTTCATTTGAGCCTTGATGTCTTCTTTGGTTTCAATTTTTCGACTTTTTGTTGAAGAAACTGAATAGGAGTTGTCTAGATCGTTAGAATCTTCTAGGGTGCGTTTCAGATCACAAGGACTCTTTCTACTCTCATAATTCTTGGGCAGTGGTGTTGAATCATCTACAGCATAAGATTTTGAATCCTAAAATATAAAGGTAAACAAAAACGAAATAAATAACTAATAGTAATTATTTAAATCTTGTATAGTAGGATAGGTtatctatattatataacctTGACACCAGCATCACTTTGT
The Helianthus annuus cultivar XRQ/B chromosome 6, HanXRQr2.0-SUNRISE, whole genome shotgun sequence genome window above contains:
- the LOC110944818 gene encoding uncharacterized protein LOC110944818 is translated as MSKRTYTQIHSSSTKPTNAEISNFIPSDNAYTNAEERRKFKERRKFRKMVLDSRRSNVIRLSNYNNNNSTPSSKSQRYTICSNIITSTTSTLRKLSKGKHTLLSNAQSLSPLPMNDLTSDAQDPYKGVSKYYLDHGDQLVICEVCNAKLWACEAGKGRDFAGKTTYMLCCGYGKVHLPEFKETGLEYQNLFKNLDAKSKHFLQNIRRYNSMFSFTSMGGKVDSKINKGNAPFIYRISGENYHTLGSLLPKQGDQPKFAQLYIYDTNNEVSNRKNIFSNSKKVSSASFDSLDTEIIEYLKVMLDSNNQLVKTYRRVRDRFLDNPHVDLKLRLKSKRTKDGRTYNLPTSSEVAALIVGDIEDALDNRDVVVDSKKDGLQRISELHPSYIALQYPLLFPFGEDGYRIDILHREGRSSKKKKDSKCSMREYFAYRIQDRDNQFSLILNARRLLQQFLVDIYTMVESERLFYIRFQQKNLRSESYENLNNLRQNGNEDMSNVGKRVILPSSFTGGSRYMRENYYDAMAICKWFGYPDFFITITCNPKWPEIKRFLKDKNINPEDRPDILCRLFKIKLDSIIKDLREKSLFGKSSAVIYTIEFQKRGLPHAHICLFLQDDNKLPSVEHVDNFISAEIPDKNVDPELYTLVSDYMIHGPCGLANLNCPCMFEDSGLFVEKSDVQLDNRSVVPYNKTLLRRYQAHINVEWCNQAASIKYLFKYINKGPDRTEVAVIQNDEEGHRQNGKDEIKKHYDCRYLSACEASWRIFAFDIHYRYPSVIRLPFHLPDQQNVIYGPDDELENILNKPSISSTMFLSWMEVNKNNELARTLTYVEFPTKFVWNSQDRTWTTRKIGKPIGRIHCVNPSMGDAYFLRILLNKVRGPKSFEEIRTVNGQVFPTFRDACYALGLLDDDREYIEAIKEAYYTGSGYYLRNLFATMLSSNTLSRPEHVWENTWEYLADGILHTREKQTGIEGLSLPEEQIKNLTLLEIENYLLRNNSTLRRFPSMPYPDSQSIASADNRLITDELSYDVSVVGAEFNTHLITLTSEQRLIFDEITRAVDENKGGLFFVYGYGGTGKTFLWKTLSSAIRSKGQIVLNVASSGIASLLLSGGRTAHSRFHIPLNLTEESMCHIKPDGEVADLLKQTKLIIWDEAPMIHKHAFEALDRTMKDIFKSDDSLNSEMPFGGKVMVLGGDFRQILPVVPNGSRREIVNASITSSYIWRTCKVLTLTKNMRLTIGNNTSETEQTKSFAKWLLDLGEGNIGDTDDCHMTIEIPEDLLIKNSVDPMSSLIDFVYPSLLQLYKDKDYFAERAILAPTNEVVHEINERLLALFPGDEIEYLSADSICQTDKAKNPTHENLYSPDVLNGLKISGLPNHRLVLKVGVPVMLLRNIDQQNGLCNGTRLRITKLAKRVIEAEIISGGNIGTKTYIPRITLIPSDKKIPVKFQRRQFPLCVCFAMTINKSQGQSLSRVGLYLKYPVFTHGQLYVALSRVKSRAGMKLLILDEHENVTNKTTNVVYKEIFSEI